One segment of Haloplanus natans DSM 17983 DNA contains the following:
- a CDS encoding ATP-binding protein — protein sequence MSDALTTRTLESLSTGVAVIDEHRTPVASNTAWDRFLDDAGVDATVDRTAINYLRTLADTYDGPPPTDPTTTETLAITLTLPYHASDDDRTHRLRIEPFVYDETWYASLSVADWTPSNWAQTQLKERAMDEAPVGITISDYTVPDNPLIYANAAFERITGYDVMAVLGRNCRFLQSEATDPAAISQFGVALDNNDATTVELRNERKGGEEFWNAVTIAPLRNARGTVTNWVGFQQDITDRKETEAALGDERDQYALLNQIVRHDIRNDATVIRGWGSYLRDDLSAEHTEALNRIMAAATHTLELTEAVRDLATIVSTDDPTLEPVDLHDVLTTELQRVRSNFEYRSDALDVRIDDSIPEVDVLATSLLSSVFTNLFDNAVFHNDADEIRIAVSVDVGPDRVCVHIADNGPGISDARKDAVFDQGEQGLESSGSGLGLYLVDQLVERFGGEVRLADNDPQGTVVTVELQRA from the coding sequence ATGTCGGACGCACTCACTACTCGAACGCTCGAATCGCTGTCCACTGGCGTCGCCGTCATCGACGAACACCGGACCCCCGTCGCGTCCAACACCGCCTGGGATCGCTTTCTCGACGACGCCGGTGTCGACGCGACGGTCGACAGGACGGCGATCAACTACCTCCGGACGCTCGCCGACACCTACGACGGGCCGCCGCCGACGGACCCCACCACGACCGAGACGCTCGCCATCACGCTGACGCTTCCGTATCACGCGAGCGACGACGACCGGACACACCGGCTCCGGATCGAACCCTTCGTCTACGACGAAACGTGGTACGCGAGCCTGAGCGTGGCGGACTGGACGCCGTCGAACTGGGCCCAGACACAACTCAAGGAACGCGCCATGGACGAGGCGCCGGTCGGCATCACCATCTCCGATTACACCGTCCCGGACAACCCCCTCATCTACGCGAACGCGGCGTTCGAGCGGATCACCGGCTACGACGTGATGGCAGTTCTCGGGCGCAACTGCCGATTCCTGCAGAGCGAGGCAACCGATCCCGCCGCCATCTCCCAGTTCGGAGTGGCACTCGACAACAACGACGCGACGACCGTCGAACTCCGCAACGAGCGCAAGGGCGGCGAGGAGTTCTGGAACGCGGTGACCATCGCACCCCTTCGCAACGCTCGTGGGACCGTCACGAACTGGGTCGGGTTCCAGCAGGACATCACCGACCGCAAGGAGACGGAGGCGGCACTCGGCGACGAGCGCGATCAGTACGCCCTCCTGAATCAGATCGTTCGCCACGACATCCGCAACGACGCGACGGTCATTCGCGGGTGGGGCTCGTACCTCCGCGACGACCTCTCGGCCGAGCATACGGAGGCGCTCAATCGCATCATGGCTGCGGCGACTCACACGCTCGAACTCACCGAGGCAGTCCGCGACCTCGCGACGATCGTCAGCACCGACGATCCGACGCTCGAACCCGTCGACCTCCACGACGTCCTCACGACGGAACTCCAGCGCGTCCGGTCGAACTTCGAGTACCGGTCCGACGCGCTCGACGTTCGGATCGACGACTCGATCCCCGAGGTCGACGTGCTGGCCACCTCGCTGCTCTCCTCGGTGTTCACCAACCTGTTCGACAACGCCGTCTTCCACAACGACGCCGACGAGATACGTATCGCCGTCTCCGTCGATGTCGGTCCGGACCGGGTGTGCGTCCACATCGCCGACAACGGCCCCGGCATCTCCGATGCGCGAAAGGACGCCGTGTTCGATCAGGGAGAACAGGGACTGGAGAGTTCGGGCAGCGGCCTCGGCCTGTATCTCGTCGACCAACTGGTCGAACGGTTCGGCGGTGAGGTCCGCCTCGCCGACAACGATCCGCAGGGTACGGTCGTCACCGTCGAACTCCAGCGTGCCTAA
- a CDS encoding histidine kinase, with protein MSLKRFFDRVDASSRSLIVANRSGLDPVQTVLEDTFDDQPVRVAERDLPDVESDTVLLVEDGEVLATSPLSALQDAIVMVNSDLYRTGAQGLDDLELPAVIKRLHDVRFSLRGYPKSNTEKLILVIISRYIEQVAARAGRGRHRASFQSLSRIKDERGTFQVYEHLADTPVDVHVYGTPDWVPSKALDVTTHAGHSTDFRDSWFVLFTPAPRGSATDRSPAAAAPSDRGPVALLAIEAEPKVWEGFWTFDPSLVADLNAYIAREL; from the coding sequence GTGTCGCTGAAGCGGTTCTTCGACCGCGTCGACGCGTCCTCGCGGTCGCTGATCGTCGCCAATCGATCGGGACTCGACCCCGTCCAGACCGTCCTCGAAGACACCTTCGACGACCAGCCGGTTCGGGTCGCGGAGCGTGACCTCCCCGACGTCGAAAGCGACACCGTCCTCCTCGTCGAGGACGGAGAGGTGCTCGCGACTTCCCCGCTCTCGGCGCTCCAGGACGCCATCGTGATGGTCAACTCCGATCTGTACCGCACCGGCGCGCAGGGGCTCGACGACTTGGAACTCCCCGCAGTCATCAAACGGCTCCACGACGTGCGGTTCTCGCTCCGTGGCTACCCCAAATCCAACACGGAGAAGCTCATCTTGGTCATCATCTCCCGGTACATCGAGCAGGTCGCCGCCCGGGCCGGCCGCGGCCGACACCGCGCGTCCTTCCAGTCACTCTCCCGGATCAAGGACGAACGCGGCACGTTCCAGGTCTACGAGCACCTCGCCGACACGCCCGTCGACGTTCACGTCTACGGCACCCCCGACTGGGTCCCCTCGAAAGCCCTCGACGTGACGACCCACGCCGGTCACTCCACCGACTTCCGGGACTCGTGGTTCGTCCTGTTCACGCCGGCGCCCCGCGGGTCGGCGACGGATCGCTCCCCAGCGGCGGCCGCCCCCTCCGACCGCGGCCCCGTGGCGCTGCTCGCAATCGAGGCGGAACCGAAGGTCTGGGAGGGATTCTGGACGTTCGACCCGTCGCTCGTCGCCGACCTGAACGCCTACATCGCGCGGGAACTGTGA
- a CDS encoding VirB4 family type IV secretion system protein — MPRDGLFETLYATPETRRTDISLHIEPRETQATLDGLENRIEDLEADFEYLADRRRAGARGVKKDLNDHRDLYDVLRNTPVQAFDVAMLLTTRHNEADRIDAGPVRRAARQSPANLTPITPRWAQLDALVSVSPIGVNRLDTEFETTTPMLAGAISAMFPFVAGTVAEPGIEYGTYALNESPLILDRFARETGYCMMVIGKLGAGKSFSTKLHLVRRAMYDADTMTVLLDPLGGFAGLHDVLGGDRITVGGTRGLNPLELRAVPEAIRREQSDLDPWAEQITWALSFFETFFDHVAANPLGKRKQTLRRAIQEAYTRQGIDRDPSTHDNPSPTIRDVIAVLEDLLAEPATFGYATPGEQDRVQADAQSLLTDLRPSFRPDGDLANLAEPTTLDFDSNCLYLDLQQEEGTRGRSRTSLMMQVLFKSVYERAKQTDKRVVFVIDEAHYLLNETSSLEFLETAVRHSRHYDLSLQFITQTGGEFTLTPEARTIANLCSLTLIHRVREEMETLADWFGLNARERDWVRTAKAGNEDDGYSEALLGVDEEGWFPLRIRASEFEQQVIDRDPGADM; from the coding sequence ATGCCGAGAGATGGGCTCTTCGAGACGCTGTACGCGACACCGGAGACGCGGCGGACAGACATCAGTCTCCACATCGAACCACGAGAGACACAGGCGACACTCGACGGCCTCGAAAACCGAATCGAGGATCTCGAAGCTGATTTCGAGTATTTGGCCGACCGACGGCGAGCAGGCGCACGCGGCGTCAAGAAGGATCTGAACGACCATCGCGACCTGTACGACGTGTTGCGGAACACACCGGTCCAGGCGTTCGACGTGGCGATGCTATTAACGACGCGGCACAATGAGGCCGACCGGATCGACGCCGGGCCGGTTCGGCGGGCGGCACGACAATCGCCGGCGAACCTGACCCCCATCACGCCGCGGTGGGCACAGTTGGACGCCCTCGTCTCCGTGAGCCCGATCGGCGTGAATCGATTGGACACGGAGTTCGAAACGACGACGCCGATGCTCGCGGGGGCCATCAGCGCGATGTTCCCCTTCGTCGCGGGGACGGTCGCGGAACCGGGAATCGAATACGGCACGTACGCGCTCAACGAGAGCCCGCTCATTCTGGATCGCTTCGCTCGAGAGACCGGCTACTGTATGATGGTGATCGGCAAGCTCGGAGCCGGGAAATCGTTCTCGACGAAACTCCATCTCGTGCGACGGGCGATGTACGATGCCGACACGATGACGGTCTTACTCGACCCGTTGGGCGGCTTTGCTGGCCTCCACGACGTGCTCGGTGGCGACCGAATTACGGTCGGCGGTACGCGAGGCCTCAACCCACTCGAATTGCGGGCCGTTCCCGAGGCAATCCGGCGTGAGCAATCGGATCTCGATCCGTGGGCCGAGCAGATTACATGGGCGCTCAGCTTCTTCGAGACATTCTTCGACCACGTCGCTGCGAACCCGCTCGGCAAGCGCAAACAGACACTCAGACGGGCCATCCAGGAGGCCTATACACGGCAGGGCATCGACCGTGACCCGTCGACACACGATAATCCGTCGCCGACGATTCGCGATGTCATCGCCGTCCTCGAAGACCTCCTCGCGGAGCCGGCGACGTTCGGCTATGCGACACCCGGTGAGCAGGACCGCGTCCAAGCCGACGCGCAGTCGTTGCTCACCGATCTCCGGCCATCGTTCCGTCCCGATGGCGATCTCGCCAATCTCGCCGAGCCAACGACGTTGGATTTCGATTCAAACTGCCTATATCTCGATCTCCAGCAAGAAGAGGGGACGCGCGGCCGTTCTCGAACGAGTCTGATGATGCAGGTGCTGTTCAAGTCGGTGTACGAACGCGCGAAACAGACCGACAAGCGTGTCGTGTTTGTCATCGACGAGGCTCATTATCTCCTGAACGAGACGAGTTCCCTCGAATTTCTCGAAACGGCCGTGCGTCATAGTCGGCATTACGATCTCTCACTACAGTTCATCACACAAACTGGGGGAGAGTTCACGCTCACCCCGGAAGCACGGACGATCGCCAATTTGTGCTCGTTGACGCTGATCCACCGGGTTCGCGAGGAAATGGAGACGCTCGCGGACTGGTTTGGCCTGAACGCCCGCGAGCGGGACTGGGTGCGCACTGCGAAGGCCGGCAACGAGGACGATGGGTACTCGGAGGCCTTACTCGGTGTGGATGAAGAGGGGTGGTTCCCACTGCGGATCCGGGCGAGTGAGTTCGAGCAGCAGGTAATCGACAGGGATCCGGGAGCGGACATGTAG